In the genome of Quercus robur chromosome 3, dhQueRobu3.1, whole genome shotgun sequence, one region contains:
- the LOC126718459 gene encoding F-box/kelch-repeat protein At1g23390 yields the protein MAKHQTVVDEEEEAPIHGDILEAILTHVPLIDLVPACHVSTSWKGAVFSSLRHLNPVKPWLIVHAQSTRYPYTTTSHAYDPRSHVWVDIEQPSIKYVSTLRSSHSNLLYMQSPFRFVFSSDPLQLTWHRAVAPLVWRPDPIVALVGERVVIAGGACDFGDDPLAVETYDLKTRAWDTCDDMPAILKDSCASTWLSVAVDKSKMYVMEKCSGATHSFDPITKTWQGPYDLRSDQNVFSSIIGFVNDRMFVVGLVGEAENVKSVKMWEVKGEMLDMKIEISEMPKELVAKLIGQSPRVTSIGMNSMGNFVFLHNPSDPAEVIACEVQNGGSFCCWGSVRNAAVDDGSRIVKNLVYTCANVGLGELHQALRSGDRRLTIKEEME from the coding sequence ATGGCGAAACACCAAACTGTagtagatgaagaagaagaagccccaATCCACGGTGATATTCTAGAGGCTATTCTCACGCATGTGCCACTCATCGACCTCGTCCCGGCTTGCCACGTGTCCACCTCATGGAAAGGCGCTGTGTTTTCCTCTCTTCGTCACCTGAACCCGGTCAAGCCTTGGCTCATTGTCCACGCCCAGTCGACCCGGTATCCGTACACGACGACCTCGCACGCTTACGATCCTCGCTCGCACGTGTGGGTCGACATCGAGCAGCCTTCGATCAAGTACGTCTCGACTCTCCGGTCGTCGCACTCGAATTTGCTCTACATGCAGAGCCCGTTCCGGTTCGTTTTCTCGTCCGACCCGCTTCAGCTGACGTGGCACAGGGCGGTCGCCCCGCTGGTGTGGCGGCCCGACCCGATCGTGGCGCTGGTGGGGGAGCGCGTTGTGATCGCCGGAGGCGCGTGCGATTTCGGGGACGACCCGCTCGCGGTGGAGACTTACGACTTGAAGACGCGCGCGTGGGACACGTGCGACGACATGCCCGCGATACTCAAAGATTCCTGTGCCTCCACGTGGCTTTCGGTGGCTGTGGACAAGTCAAAAATGTACGTGATGGAGAAATGTTCCGGTGCGACGCACTCGTTCGATCCTATAACTAAGACCTGGCAAGGACCTTATGATCTCCGATCCGATCAAAACGTTTTCTCTTCAATAATCGGATTTGTCAATGATCGAATGTTCGTGGTGGGTTTGGTCGGAGAGGCTGAGAATGTCAAAAGCGTAAAAATGTGGGAAGTGAAGGGTGAAATGTTggatatgaaaattgaaatcagTGAGATGCCGAAGGAGCTGGTGGCGAAACTGATAGGGCAGAGTCCACGCGTGACGTCGATTGGGATGAACTCGATGGGCAATTTCGTCTTTTTGCACAACCCTTCTGATCCGGCGGAGGTGATCGCGTGCGAGGTGCAAAACGGTGGGTCGTTTTGCTGCTGGGGGAGTGTGAGGAATGCGGCGGTGGACGACGGGAGTAGGATTGTGAAGAATTTAGTGTACACGTGTGCCAACGTTGGACTCGGAGAATTGCACCAGGCTTTGAGGTCTGGTGATCGGAGATTAACTATTAAGGAGGAGATGGAGTAG